The following proteins come from a genomic window of Paracoccus tegillarcae:
- the phbB gene encoding acetoacetyl-CoA reductase, whose protein sequence is MSRVALVTGGSRGIGAAISKALKDAGYTVAANYAGNDEAAKAFTDETGIKTYKWSVADYDACAAGLKQVEEELGPVAVLVNNAGITRDAMFHKMTPQQWKEVMDTNLTGLFNMTHPVWTGMRDRKFGRIVNISSINGQKGQAGQANYSAAKAGDLGFTKALAQEGARAGITVNAICPGYIGTEMVRAIDEKVLNEKIIPQIPVGRLGEPEEIARTVIFLASDDAGFITGSTISANGGQFFV, encoded by the coding sequence ATGTCCAGGGTTGCACTAGTTACTGGGGGATCGCGCGGCATTGGCGCCGCGATCTCGAAGGCGCTGAAGGATGCGGGTTACACCGTCGCGGCGAATTATGCCGGCAATGACGAGGCCGCGAAGGCCTTTACCGACGAGACCGGGATCAAGACCTACAAATGGTCCGTCGCCGATTACGACGCCTGCGCCGCAGGTCTGAAGCAGGTCGAAGAGGAACTCGGCCCGGTCGCCGTGCTGGTGAATAATGCCGGCATCACCCGCGATGCGATGTTCCACAAGATGACGCCGCAGCAGTGGAAAGAGGTGATGGACACCAACCTGACCGGGCTGTTCAACATGACCCATCCGGTCTGGACCGGGATGCGCGACCGCAAGTTCGGCCGCATCGTCAACATCAGCTCGATCAACGGCCAGAAGGGTCAGGCGGGCCAGGCGAACTATTCGGCGGCCAAGGCGGGCGATCTGGGCTTTACCAAGGCCCTGGCGCAAGAGGGTGCGCGCGCCGGCATCACCGTGAACGCGATCTGTCCGGGCTATATCGGGACCGAGATGGTGCGCGCCATCGACGAGAAGGTGCTGAACGAGAAGATCATCCCGCAGATTCCCGTCGGGCGTCTTGGCGAGCCCGAGGAAATCGCACGCACCGTGATCTTCCTGGCTTCGGACGATGCCGGCTTCATCACCGGCTCCACCATCTCCGCCAATGGCGGCCAGTTCTTCGTTTGA